From a single Sinorhizobium sp. RAC02 genomic region:
- a CDS encoding glycoside hydrolase family 5 protein, which produces MRSSSRSGTLFRLVAAMVAFSVPLQASAGCLRGINLAGAEFGEGRGTYNKDYAYPSEKTIAYFAGKGFNAVRLPFKWERLQPRLGRGFDKAERKRLAETVKALRGAGMTVILDPHNYAYYGDKQIGSTEVPNSAFADFWKRLAEDYKDDDGVQFGLMNEPHDVPADQWLASANAAIAGIRETGAKNLILIPGTIWTGAHSWEDDRPGGANGAVMLGIEDPADNNAYEVHQYLDKDFSGTTDTCERADDAVGALQHFTDWLKRNGKRGFLGEFGASANPACLDGLTRMTALIGKEADVWTGWTYWAAGDWWPATEPLNIQPTAEGDRPQLAALVSGGNLPARPGSCLALRR; this is translated from the coding sequence ATGCGATCCTCATCCCGGAGCGGAACACTCTTTCGACTGGTGGCAGCCATGGTGGCCTTTTCGGTTCCCCTCCAGGCGAGTGCGGGATGCCTGCGCGGCATCAATCTCGCCGGCGCCGAATTCGGCGAAGGACGTGGGACCTACAACAAGGACTATGCCTACCCTTCGGAAAAGACGATCGCCTATTTCGCCGGCAAGGGCTTCAATGCCGTACGGCTGCCCTTCAAGTGGGAGCGGTTGCAACCGCGGCTCGGCCGCGGCTTCGACAAGGCGGAAAGGAAGCGGCTTGCCGAAACGGTCAAGGCGCTGCGCGGTGCCGGCATGACCGTCATCCTCGACCCGCACAACTACGCCTATTACGGCGACAAGCAGATCGGCTCGACCGAGGTGCCCAACAGCGCCTTTGCCGATTTCTGGAAGCGCCTTGCGGAGGACTACAAGGATGACGACGGCGTGCAGTTCGGCCTGATGAACGAGCCGCACGACGTGCCGGCCGACCAATGGCTCGCCTCCGCCAATGCGGCCATCGCCGGAATTCGCGAAACGGGTGCCAAAAACCTCATCCTGATCCCCGGCACGATCTGGACCGGTGCGCACAGCTGGGAGGACGACCGGCCGGGCGGCGCGAACGGCGCCGTCATGCTCGGTATCGAGGATCCTGCCGACAACAATGCCTACGAGGTCCACCAATATCTCGACAAGGATTTTTCCGGCACGACCGACACCTGCGAACGGGCGGATGACGCGGTCGGTGCTCTCCAGCATTTCACCGATTGGCTGAAGCGCAACGGCAAGCGCGGCTTTCTCGGTGAGTTCGGTGCATCGGCCAATCCCGCCTGCCTGGACGGGCTAACCCGCATGACGGCGCTGATCGGCAAGGAAGCGGATGTCTGGACCGGCTGGACCTACTGGGCGGCGGGTGACTGGTGGCCGGCGACGGAACCGCTCAACATCCAGCCGACCGCCGAGGGCGACCGGCCGCAGCTCGCAGCCCTCGTTTCAGGCGGCAACCTGCCGGCCCGGCCCGGCAGCTGCCTTGCGCTTCGCCGCTAG
- a CDS encoding 2-hydroxy-3-oxopropionate reductase, whose protein sequence is MANIGFIGLGIMGTPMARHLQNAGHTVVTSKFFIPPHKDLVDNGLQIVDSPKALAETVDTIILMLPDTPEVQDVLFGENGVSYGLKTGKLVVDMSSISPIATKEFAKKIRETGAEYVDGPVSGGEVGAKNASLSIMAGGSQESFDRALPLFQLMGKNITLVGDCGDGQVTKVANQIIVALTIEAVAEALVFASKAGADPARVREALMGGFASSRILEVHGDRMVKRTFDPGFRISLHQKDLNLALQGAKALGVSLPNTASTQELFNQCAAHGDAGLDHSGLVTALERMANHAVA, encoded by the coding sequence ATGGCAAATATCGGTTTCATCGGCCTCGGCATCATGGGCACCCCCATGGCGCGCCACCTGCAGAACGCCGGCCACACGGTCGTCACCTCGAAGTTTTTCATCCCGCCGCACAAGGACCTGGTCGATAACGGCCTGCAGATCGTCGACAGCCCGAAGGCGTTGGCCGAGACCGTCGACACGATCATTCTCATGCTGCCCGACACCCCGGAAGTGCAGGACGTGCTGTTCGGCGAAAACGGTGTTTCCTATGGCCTCAAGACCGGCAAGCTCGTTGTCGACATGAGCTCGATCTCGCCGATCGCCACCAAGGAATTCGCCAAGAAGATCCGCGAAACCGGTGCCGAATATGTCGATGGCCCGGTCTCGGGTGGTGAAGTCGGCGCCAAGAACGCCTCGCTCTCCATCATGGCCGGCGGTTCGCAGGAGAGCTTTGACCGGGCGCTGCCGCTCTTCCAGCTGATGGGCAAGAACATCACGCTGGTCGGCGATTGCGGCGACGGCCAGGTCACCAAGGTGGCCAACCAGATCATCGTCGCTCTCACCATCGAAGCGGTTGCTGAAGCCCTCGTCTTCGCCTCGAAGGCCGGTGCCGATCCGGCCCGCGTCCGTGAAGCACTGATGGGTGGCTTTGCCTCCTCGCGCATTCTCGAAGTTCATGGCGACCGCATGGTCAAGCGTACATTCGATCCTGGCTTCCGCATCTCGCTGCACCAGAAGGACCTGAACCTGGCTCTCCAGGGCGCCAAGGCGCTGGGCGTTTCGCTGCCCAACACCGCCTCGACGCAGGAACTTTTCAACCAGTGCGCCGCCCACGGCGATGCGGGCCTCGATCACTCAGGTCTCGTCACGGCGCTGGAGCGCATGGCGAACCACGCCGTCGCATGA
- a CDS encoding acyl carrier protein yields MKQKIRDILGKHGGLPVPVETLADDADLYAAGLSSFASVQVMLGLEEAFDVEFPDNLLNRKSFQSIAAITRAVEGLTGSAEAAE; encoded by the coding sequence ATGAAGCAGAAGATCCGTGACATTCTGGGCAAACACGGCGGTCTCCCGGTGCCGGTCGAGACGTTGGCCGACGATGCCGATCTCTATGCGGCGGGCCTGTCGTCCTTCGCCTCCGTACAGGTGATGCTCGGCCTCGAGGAGGCCTTCGACGTCGAGTTTCCCGACAATCTCCTGAACCGCAAGTCCTTCCAGAGCATCGCCGCAATCACGCGGGCGGTCGAAGGTCTGACCGGCAGCGCGGAGGCGGCCGAATGA
- a CDS encoding GumC family protein encodes MDIDIFQLPGIVLKRIHYVILCALACAVLALGFVMTQKPFYRSTAEVFVDIQRGPVVGTDTGGTMNMQQLIGSQLFLFQSREVLRDVVKRLDLEKDPYLTGGGGGLVSKILGRKPPTGDATDGAVDAILENLLVARNGDTFVFTIQMKHRDSEMAAKIANAIAESYLRIADTSRLDVNLRTSKTIEEQTEELRQRVLDARAKVENFRGENGLLTTGEQGLIADQQLAALNQQLIAARQQVEQQKTAYDQAQQLNMSDVESGAIPEALQSTALTGLRSRYSQMLDRQAELSANLGNGHPQMKAVRSQIASIRGAIEKELVRIRQLSANTYQRAQTNLASVQRRFDEQSTATGDNGNVRYRLAQLISEADAIDTVYRSFLTRAEELSRQQGLGNGNSRIISAATPSGKAIQAPKLLVLIAAILFGTAAGAALAVVRELFGGTVRSEKDLVTKTGAPVIAVIENENAGRSESRWSDKFARVVPFGREAARHDATPRVSGLTRAAHLLDAQFEPGVPVTIAVLSAGNASYDNAALGIARELQVLGQDVLFSDGELRRVAQSPLRAAGSVKIRTDFARPSGERHSRGHAQTLEDMLHFRRLGSGGLRKVAALSSARVSTSFRDEAVDFTIIDCCGTPAEAILPAVLRHVDGILVVSAIGATGSEALSALIAEIAPWRDKLVGNILIGDRAA; translated from the coding sequence ATGGACATAGATATTTTTCAGTTGCCGGGAATTGTGCTGAAGAGAATTCACTATGTGATTCTCTGCGCGCTTGCCTGTGCCGTGCTCGCACTCGGCTTCGTGATGACGCAGAAGCCGTTCTATCGCTCCACGGCGGAGGTTTTCGTCGATATCCAGCGCGGCCCCGTCGTCGGTACCGATACCGGCGGCACGATGAACATGCAGCAGCTGATCGGCAGCCAGCTTTTCCTGTTCCAGTCGCGTGAAGTGCTGCGCGACGTCGTCAAGCGCCTCGATCTCGAGAAGGATCCGTATCTCACGGGTGGGGGCGGTGGCCTGGTCTCGAAGATCCTCGGGCGCAAGCCGCCGACGGGTGACGCGACGGACGGTGCCGTCGATGCCATCCTGGAAAACCTGCTGGTCGCCCGCAACGGCGACACCTTCGTTTTCACCATCCAGATGAAGCACCGCGACAGCGAAATGGCCGCGAAGATCGCCAACGCCATCGCCGAGAGCTACCTGCGCATCGCCGACACGTCGCGTCTCGACGTCAACCTGCGCACCTCCAAGACCATCGAGGAGCAGACGGAAGAGCTGCGCCAACGCGTGCTCGATGCCCGCGCCAAGGTGGAAAACTTCCGGGGCGAGAACGGCCTGTTGACGACCGGTGAGCAGGGGCTCATCGCCGACCAGCAGCTTGCCGCGCTCAATCAGCAGTTGATCGCCGCCCGCCAGCAGGTCGAACAGCAGAAGACGGCCTATGACCAGGCGCAACAGCTCAACATGTCCGACGTCGAATCGGGCGCCATTCCGGAAGCGCTGCAATCCACCGCGCTGACGGGGCTGCGCAGCCGCTATTCGCAGATGCTCGACCGTCAGGCGGAGCTTTCGGCCAATCTCGGCAACGGCCACCCGCAGATGAAGGCCGTGCGCTCGCAGATCGCCAGCATCCGTGGCGCGATCGAAAAAGAGCTCGTGCGCATTCGCCAGCTCTCGGCCAACACCTATCAGCGGGCGCAGACGAACCTCGCCTCGGTGCAGAGACGTTTCGATGAACAGTCGACGGCGACGGGCGACAATGGCAACGTCCGTTACCGCCTGGCGCAGCTCATCAGCGAGGCCGACGCGATCGACACCGTCTATCGGTCGTTCCTGACGCGCGCCGAGGAACTGAGCCGCCAGCAGGGTCTCGGCAACGGCAATTCGCGAATCATCTCGGCCGCCACACCATCCGGCAAGGCCATCCAGGCGCCAAAACTGCTGGTGCTCATCGCCGCCATTCTCTTCGGCACGGCTGCCGGTGCGGCGCTTGCCGTGGTGCGCGAGCTGTTCGGCGGCACCGTGCGTTCGGAAAAGGACCTCGTCACGAAGACCGGCGCACCCGTCATCGCCGTCATCGAAAACGAGAATGCCGGCCGCAGTGAAAGCCGCTGGAGCGACAAGTTCGCCCGCGTGGTGCCGTTCGGCCGCGAGGCGGCACGGCACGATGCGACACCGCGCGTCTCCGGCCTGACGCGCGCGGCACACCTGCTCGACGCCCAGTTCGAGCCGGGCGTACCGGTCACCATCGCCGTACTCTCCGCCGGCAATGCCAGTTACGACAATGCCGCCCTCGGCATCGCCCGCGAATTGCAGGTGCTCGGCCAGGACGTGCTGTTTTCCGACGGCGAGCTTCGCCGCGTGGCGCAGAGCCCGCTGCGCGCCGCCGGTTCGGTGAAGATCCGCACCGATTTCGCACGGCCCTCCGGCGAGCGGCATTCGCGTGGCCACGCCCAGACGCTGGAAGACATGCTGCATTTCCGCCGCCTCGGCTCCGGCGGGCTGCGCAAGGTCGCGGCCCTCTCGTCCGCCCGCGTCAGCACGTCCTTCCGTGACGAGGCTGTCGATTTCACGATCATCGACTGCTGCGGCACGCCGGCCGAGGCGATCCTTCCCGCCGTGCTGCGCCATGTCGACGGCATCCTGGTGGTTTCCGCCATCGGTGCAACGGGCAGCGAGGCGCTGTCGGCGCTCATCGCTGAAATCGCGCCTTGGCGCGACAAGCTGGTCGGCAATATCCTTATCGGCGACCGGGCCGCCTGA
- the hyi gene encoding hydroxypyruvate isomerase yields the protein MPKFAANLTMLFNEAPFMERFGLAAKAGFEGVEYLFPYDFDKDAIRAELDKNGLTQVLHNLPAGNWAGGERGIAVLPDRVDEFRQGVAKAIDYATTLGCKQVNCLSGIAPAGVPDSVLRSTFVANLKLAATELGRHGIKLLIEPINHFDIPGFYLNTPDQAASIIAEVGSDNLFIQYDLYHQQRTEGELIGTFKKHQARITHVQLADNPGRNEPGTGEIAYPFVFKTLDALGYDGWIGCEYKPRATTQEGLGWLAEVGR from the coding sequence ATGCCGAAATTTGCGGCCAACCTGACCATGCTCTTCAACGAGGCGCCCTTCATGGAGCGCTTCGGCCTCGCCGCCAAGGCCGGCTTCGAAGGGGTCGAGTATCTCTTCCCCTATGATTTCGACAAGGATGCGATCCGCGCCGAACTCGACAAAAACGGCCTGACCCAGGTGCTGCACAACCTGCCGGCCGGCAACTGGGCCGGCGGCGAACGCGGCATCGCGGTCCTGCCGGACCGCGTCGACGAGTTCCGCCAGGGCGTGGCCAAGGCCATCGACTATGCGACGACGCTCGGCTGCAAGCAGGTCAACTGCCTGTCGGGCATTGCGCCTGCCGGCGTGCCGGACAGCGTGCTGCGCTCGACCTTCGTCGCCAACCTGAAGCTTGCGGCGACCGAGCTCGGCAGACACGGCATCAAGCTGCTGATCGAGCCGATCAATCACTTCGACATTCCGGGCTTCTATCTCAACACCCCGGACCAGGCGGCCTCGATCATCGCGGAAGTCGGCAGCGACAACCTGTTCATCCAGTACGACCTCTACCACCAGCAGCGCACCGAGGGCGAACTGATCGGCACGTTCAAGAAGCACCAGGCCAGGATCACCCACGTGCAGCTTGCCGACAATCCGGGCCGCAACGAACCGGGCACCGGCGAGATTGCCTATCCCTTCGTGTTCAAGACGCTCGATGCGCTCGGCTACGACGGCTGGATCGGCTGCGAATACAAGCCGCGCGCCACCACGCAGGAAGGCCTCGGCTGGCTGGCCGAAGTCGGCCGCTGA
- a CDS encoding glycerate kinase, translating to MPPIADPRAFLETLFSVAVAAADPEKVLAANLPEKPKGRTVVIGAGKGAAQMARAFERLWDAPLTGVIVTRYGYAVACERIDVLEAAHPVPDDSGLLASGRLMAAVRGLTADDLVVALVCGGGSALLPAPAGDLTLADEIAVNKALLASGAPISAMNAVRKQVSRIKGGRLAALAHPARVVSLVVSDIPGDNPALVASGPTIADATTRADALRLIERYRLDLPDAVMRHIRDGKDEPPLPSDACFARNEVRLVASAAVSLEAAAEAARKAGVEAVILSDAIEGEAAEVGRVHAAIAAEVVRRNRPFRKPVVILSGGETTVTIKGKGKGGRNGEFLLSFACATDGLDGLSALAADTDGIDGSEDNAGAFADGGTVARLADKGKDAAEFLSRNDSWTAFDALGDLFVPGPTGTNVNDFRAILIQ from the coding sequence ATGCCGCCCATCGCCGATCCGCGCGCCTTTCTCGAAACCCTCTTTTCCGTCGCGGTCGCTGCCGCCGACCCGGAAAAGGTGCTGGCCGCCAACCTGCCGGAAAAGCCGAAGGGCCGCACGGTGGTGATCGGCGCCGGCAAGGGTGCCGCGCAGATGGCGCGTGCCTTCGAGCGGCTGTGGGATGCGCCGCTCACGGGCGTCATCGTCACGCGCTATGGATATGCCGTGGCTTGCGAGCGCATCGACGTTCTCGAAGCCGCCCATCCGGTGCCGGACGATAGCGGCCTGCTCGCCTCCGGCCGGTTGATGGCCGCCGTGCGGGGCCTGACGGCAGACGATCTGGTCGTCGCACTCGTCTGCGGCGGCGGTTCCGCGCTTTTGCCCGCACCGGCCGGTGATTTGACGCTGGCCGACGAAATCGCCGTCAACAAGGCATTGCTCGCCTCCGGCGCGCCGATCAGCGCCATGAATGCCGTGCGCAAGCAGGTCTCGCGCATCAAGGGAGGACGGCTTGCGGCACTTGCCCATCCCGCCCGCGTGGTGTCCCTCGTCGTCTCCGACATTCCGGGCGACAACCCCGCCCTCGTCGCCTCCGGCCCGACCATTGCCGACGCCACGACGCGCGCCGATGCGCTTCGTCTCATCGAGCGCTACCGCCTCGACCTGCCCGACGCCGTGATGCGCCATATCCGCGACGGCAAGGACGAGCCGCCGCTGCCGTCCGATGCCTGTTTTGCCCGCAACGAGGTCAGGCTCGTCGCCTCCGCCGCCGTCTCATTGGAGGCGGCTGCCGAAGCCGCGCGGAAGGCCGGCGTCGAAGCCGTCATCCTTTCCGATGCGATCGAGGGCGAGGCGGCGGAAGTCGGCCGCGTTCACGCAGCCATCGCCGCCGAGGTCGTGCGCCGTAACCGGCCTTTCCGGAAGCCGGTTGTCATCCTCTCGGGGGGAGAGACGACCGTGACGATCAAGGGCAAGGGCAAGGGCGGCCGTAACGGCGAATTCCTGCTGTCCTTCGCCTGCGCCACGGATGGTCTCGACGGCCTTTCCGCGCTTGCCGCCGACACGGACGGTATCGATGGTTCGGAAGACAATGCCGGTGCCTTCGCCGATGGGGGCACCGTCGCGCGCCTCGCCGACAAGGGCAAGGATGCCGCCGAATTTCTCTCCCGCAACGACAGCTGGACGGCCTTCGACGCGCTCGGCGACCTCTTCGTACCCGGTCCGACCGGCACCAATGTCAACGATTTCCGGGCGATCCTCATCCAGTAG
- a CDS encoding acyl-CoA dehydrogenase family protein, translated as MTMTVGTSFAERAQRVSAVAAVHADDVDAKGRFPREAVDAMIAERLLSIQIPKSLGGEDASVSEIAEACSLLGQSCSAAAMVFAMHHIKLSSLVSHGAGDTWHSAFMRRVSDEQLLLASATTEGGIGGNLRNSICAIEVDGDTCRLTKDATVISYGAHADAILITSRAHADAASTDQVMTVFTRDQYTLEQTHVWDTLGMRGTCSDGWLFKGEAPKEQILPKPFAEIAAQSMLATSHLLWSAVWYGIAVNAVSRAQAFVRAAARKSPGVAPPGALRLAEASNLLQLVKSNTIAGLREYEAAKADPDKLSSMGFAVAMNNVKIASSETILAIINQAMLIVGIMGYKNGTPFSIGRHLRDAHSAQLMISNDRILGNTSNLLLVHKQDTSLIG; from the coding sequence ATGACCATGACCGTCGGTACGAGCTTCGCGGAACGCGCTCAGCGCGTGTCCGCCGTGGCCGCAGTGCATGCCGACGACGTGGACGCCAAAGGCCGTTTCCCCCGGGAAGCTGTCGATGCGATGATCGCTGAACGGCTGCTCTCCATCCAGATCCCCAAAAGCCTCGGTGGCGAGGATGCCTCGGTCTCCGAGATCGCGGAAGCCTGCTCGCTGCTCGGCCAGAGCTGCTCGGCCGCCGCCATGGTCTTCGCCATGCACCACATCAAGCTGTCGAGCCTCGTCTCGCACGGCGCGGGTGATACTTGGCATTCGGCCTTCATGCGCCGGGTTTCCGACGAACAGCTGCTGCTTGCCTCTGCGACGACTGAAGGCGGTATCGGCGGCAATCTGCGCAACAGCATCTGCGCCATCGAGGTCGACGGCGACACCTGCCGCCTCACCAAGGACGCGACCGTCATCTCCTACGGCGCGCATGCCGACGCGATCCTCATCACGTCGCGGGCGCATGCCGACGCCGCCTCGACCGACCAGGTCATGACCGTCTTCACCAGGGACCAGTACACGCTGGAGCAGACCCATGTCTGGGATACGCTCGGCATGCGCGGCACCTGCTCGGACGGCTGGCTGTTCAAGGGCGAAGCGCCGAAGGAACAGATCCTTCCCAAACCCTTCGCCGAGATCGCCGCCCAGTCGATGCTCGCCACCTCGCACCTGCTGTGGAGCGCTGTCTGGTACGGCATCGCCGTCAACGCGGTTTCCCGCGCTCAGGCCTTCGTACGAGCCGCCGCGCGCAAGAGCCCCGGTGTCGCACCGCCCGGCGCACTGCGCCTCGCGGAAGCCTCGAACCTGCTGCAGCTCGTCAAGTCGAACACCATCGCCGGTCTTCGCGAATACGAGGCCGCCAAGGCGGATCCGGACAAGCTGTCCTCGATGGGCTTTGCGGTCGCGATGAACAACGTGAAGATCGCCTCCTCGGAAACGATCCTCGCCATCATCAACCAGGCGATGCTGATCGTCGGCATCATGGGCTACAAGAACGGCACGCCGTTCAGCATCGGCCGGCACCTGCGCGATGCCCATTCCGCCCAGCTGATGATTTCCAACGACCGCATCCTCGGCAACACGTCAAACCTCCTGCTTGTCCACAAGCAGGACACCAGCCTGATCGGGTGA
- a CDS encoding ABC transporter ATP-binding protein, translating into MTASPVSAPLSSGQRHPLRVLLSLVSEEKGRVVRAVASSVINKIFDVMPEILIGTALDVVVRGKDSFVAQIGITDPVQQLTLLGIATFLIWFGESLFEYFYQVLWRGLAQDVQHRLRILCYDHAQHLPTSFYEENRSGDLVAVLNDDINQLERFLDRGANELIQTFAAVILVGAVFFIVSPLIAVIAFTPVPAIIAGAFWFQRRAQARYDAVRARAGGLGARLTTNLQGLQTIRAFGAEVRETAALTRESLGYVEANRAAIRVSSAFIPIIRMAILSGFLATFLIGGWLTLTGQMQVGAYGLLVFLTQRLLWPMTGLAEIADLYERAMASTRRILRLLDEPRGEPHGEHDATVSGRFEIDHVSFRYTTGPGGVTDINLAIRAGETVALVGPTGSGKSTLIKLLGLFIRPQKGRITLDGVPLADWSGERLRKSMAWVPQEVTLFAGSIADNIAYGKPAAGREEVEAAARMAEADGFIRDLPDGYESEIGEYGQKLSGGQRQRIALARALLIDPAILILDEATSAVDNETEAAIQRSLAKMKGKRTVILVAHRLSTVVHADAIHVMDEGRIIQSGSHDRLVECPGLYRNLWNIQTGHAEAA; encoded by the coding sequence ATGACTGCCTCGCCAGTTTCTGCCCCGCTCTCCTCCGGCCAACGTCATCCGCTCCGGGTGTTGCTGTCGCTTGTCAGCGAGGAAAAGGGCCGCGTGGTGCGAGCGGTCGCCTCGTCGGTCATCAACAAGATCTTCGACGTCATGCCGGAAATCCTGATCGGCACCGCGCTCGACGTGGTGGTGCGCGGCAAGGATTCCTTCGTGGCGCAGATCGGCATCACCGATCCTGTGCAGCAGCTCACCCTGCTCGGTATCGCGACCTTTCTGATCTGGTTTGGCGAATCACTCTTCGAATATTTTTACCAGGTCCTCTGGCGCGGCCTGGCGCAGGACGTGCAGCACCGCCTGCGTATCCTCTGTTATGACCACGCCCAGCACCTGCCGACGAGTTTTTACGAAGAAAACCGCTCCGGCGATCTCGTCGCGGTGCTGAACGACGACATCAACCAGCTCGAACGGTTCCTCGATCGCGGCGCCAACGAGCTGATCCAGACCTTTGCCGCCGTCATTCTCGTCGGCGCGGTCTTCTTCATCGTCAGCCCGCTGATAGCGGTCATCGCCTTTACGCCGGTGCCGGCGATCATTGCTGGCGCCTTCTGGTTCCAGCGCCGCGCACAGGCGCGTTACGACGCGGTGCGCGCACGCGCCGGCGGCCTCGGCGCACGGCTCACCACCAACCTGCAGGGCCTCCAGACCATCCGCGCCTTTGGCGCGGAAGTGCGTGAGACGGCGGCGCTGACGAGGGAAAGCCTCGGTTATGTCGAGGCGAACCGGGCGGCGATCCGCGTCTCCTCGGCTTTCATCCCGATCATCCGCATGGCGATCCTGTCCGGCTTCCTCGCCACCTTCCTGATCGGCGGCTGGCTGACGCTGACGGGGCAGATGCAGGTCGGCGCCTATGGCCTGCTCGTCTTCCTGACCCAGCGCCTGCTCTGGCCGATGACGGGGCTGGCGGAAATCGCCGACCTCTATGAACGCGCCATGGCCTCGACGCGCCGCATCCTGCGCCTGCTCGACGAACCGCGCGGCGAACCGCATGGCGAGCACGACGCAACGGTCTCCGGCCGCTTCGAGATCGACCACGTAAGTTTCCGCTACACGACCGGTCCCGGCGGCGTGACCGATATCAACCTCGCCATCCGGGCCGGCGAGACGGTGGCGCTGGTCGGCCCGACGGGCAGCGGCAAGTCGACGCTGATCAAGCTGCTCGGCCTGTTCATCCGCCCGCAGAAGGGCCGCATTACGCTCGATGGCGTGCCGCTAGCCGACTGGTCGGGCGAGCGGCTGCGCAAGAGCATGGCGTGGGTTCCGCAGGAGGTAACGCTGTTTGCCGGCTCGATTGCCGACAATATCGCCTATGGCAAGCCGGCCGCAGGCCGCGAGGAGGTCGAGGCGGCCGCGCGAATGGCGGAAGCCGATGGCTTCATCCGCGATCTGCCGGACGGATACGAAAGCGAGATCGGCGAATACGGCCAGAAACTTTCCGGCGGCCAGCGCCAGCGCATCGCGCTCGCCCGCGCGCTGCTGATCGATCCCGCCATCCTCATCCTAGACGAGGCGACAAGCGCCGTCGACAACGAGACGGAAGCGGCGATCCAGCGTTCGCTCGCCAAGATGAAGGGCAAGCGCACCGTGATCCTCGTCGCGCACCGGCTGAGCACCGTGGTGCATGCGGACGCCATCCACGTGATGGACGAGGGCCGCATCATCCAGTCCGGCTCGCATGACAGGCTCGTGGAGTGCCCCGGCCTCTACCGCAACCTGTGGAACATCCAGACGGGGCACGCGGAGGCGGCCTGA
- a CDS encoding glycosyltransferase family 4 protein yields MSPATITSSANASAPLAVQVVRQYIPNRGGLEDVVAQLSRQLLSRGFRVRVVTLDRLFSAPDKALPAREMIDGVEVVRIPFSGSTRYPIAPKVFRHLADADLVHVHAIDFFYDALAWGWLLHRKPLVATTHGGFFHTAKFSGLKTLWFNTTTRFSSFAYRRIIGCSAQDTRTFQRIAGRRVTRIDNGADTQKFADAGAREPRRRLITIGRFSVNKRLDRLMDAMVPLVADNPEWHLEIAGVPGDHSGDDLAAMVRARGLEKNVDVHVGLSNGAVRHLIGDTSLFVSASEYEGFGLVAIEAMTAGLVPVLHPNVAYTDLAASHPEIRLCDFADARLAAEGLGDAYTMLSRDPAGYRRAAIDAAAAYSWDRVADRYVDVYRAALGDGRREEPRGLLTERTGA; encoded by the coding sequence ATGAGCCCAGCAACCATCACCTCCTCCGCCAATGCCTCGGCCCCGCTCGCCGTGCAGGTCGTGCGCCAGTACATCCCGAACCGCGGCGGGCTGGAGGATGTTGTCGCACAGCTTTCCCGCCAGCTTTTGTCGCGCGGCTTTCGCGTGCGGGTCGTCACGCTCGACCGGCTGTTTTCCGCTCCGGACAAGGCCCTGCCCGCCCGCGAGATGATCGACGGCGTCGAGGTCGTGCGCATTCCCTTCTCCGGCAGCACGCGGTATCCGATCGCGCCAAAAGTCTTCCGCCATCTCGCTGACGCCGACCTCGTGCATGTGCATGCGATCGACTTCTTCTACGATGCGCTGGCTTGGGGCTGGCTCCTGCATCGCAAGCCGCTCGTCGCCACCACCCATGGCGGCTTCTTCCACACGGCGAAGTTCTCCGGCCTCAAGACGCTGTGGTTCAACACGACGACCCGTTTTTCCTCCTTCGCCTATCGCCGGATCATCGGGTGCAGCGCGCAGGATACCCGCACGTTCCAGCGCATCGCCGGCCGCCGTGTCACCCGCATCGACAACGGTGCCGACACGCAGAAATTCGCCGATGCGGGCGCGCGCGAACCGCGCCGCCGGCTGATCACGATCGGTCGCTTCTCCGTCAACAAGCGCCTTGACCGGCTGATGGACGCCATGGTGCCGCTGGTGGCTGATAATCCCGAATGGCATCTGGAGATCGCCGGCGTGCCGGGCGATCATTCCGGAGACGATCTTGCCGCCATGGTGCGCGCCCGCGGGCTCGAGAAGAATGTCGATGTGCATGTCGGCCTGTCGAACGGCGCCGTGCGCCACCTGATCGGCGATACCTCGCTGTTTGTCTCGGCCTCGGAATATGAAGGTTTTGGCCTTGTCGCCATCGAGGCGATGACGGCGGGGCTGGTGCCGGTGCTGCACCCGAACGTCGCCTATACGGACCTTGCGGCCAGCCACCCCGAAATCCGGCTTTGCGATTTTGCCGATGCACGGCTTGCCGCCGAAGGTCTTGGCGATGCCTATACGATGCTTTCGCGCGACCCGGCCGGCTATCGCCGCGCCGCAATCGACGCGGCTGCGGCCTATTCGTGGGACCGGGTGGCGGATCGCTATGTCGACGTCTATCGTGCCGCCCTTGGCGACGGCCGGCGCGAGGAACCACGTGGCTTGCTCACGGAGCGGACCGGCGCCTGA